A section of the Phacochoerus africanus isolate WHEZ1 chromosome 4, ROS_Pafr_v1, whole genome shotgun sequence genome encodes:
- the YJU2 gene encoding splicing factor YJU2 — protein sequence MSERKVLNKYYPPDFDPSKIPKLKLPKDRQYVVRLMAPFNMRCKTCGEYIYKGKKFNARKETVQNEAYLGLPIFRFYIKCTRCLAEITFKTDPENTDYTMEHGATRNFQAEKLLEEEEKRVQKEREDEELNNPMKVLENRTKDSKLEMEVLENLQELKDLNQRQAHVDFEAMLRQHRLSEEERQKREQEEDERETAALVEESRKRRLLEDSDSEEDAAPTQPWPALRPNPTAILDEAPKAKRKVESWERSVGTLGSRPQLSGLVVVKKTDLDRSIQRGLAPPSTVMNGKTAEPSPQAPGPSSLSQLGVYSDSEDSSGSN from the exons ATGTCGGAGCGAAAAGTTTTAAAC AAATACTACCCACCTGACTTTGACCCGTCGAAGATCCCCAAGCTCAAGCTGCCCAAAGACCGGCAGTACGTGGTGCGGCTAATGGCCCCCTTCAACATGAG GTGTAAGACATGTGGAGAGTATATCTACAAGGGCAAAAAGTTCAACGCCCGCAAAGAGACGGTGCAGAACGAGGCCTACCTGGGCCTACCCATCTTCCGCTTCTACATCAAGTGCACACGCTGCCTTGCAGAGATCACCTTCAAG acAGACCCCGAAAACACAGACTACACCATGGAGCACGGAGCCACTCGGAACTTCCAGGCCGAGaagctcctggaggaggaggagaagagagtgCAGAAGGAGCGGGAGGACGAGGAGCTGAACAACCCCATGAAG GTACTGGAGAACAGAACCAAGGACTCCAAGCTGGAGATGGAGGTTCTGGAGAACCTGCAGGAGCTCAAGGACTTGAACCAGCGACAGGCCCATGTGGACTTTGAGGCCATGCTGCGGCAGCACCGCCTGTCAGAGGAGGAGAGGCAAAAGCGGGAGCAGGAAGAGGACGAGAGGGAGACGGC GGCCTTAGTGGAAGAATCTAGGAAACGAAGACTCCTGGAAGACTCTGATTCAGAGGAGGATGCTGCTcccacccagccctggcctgCCCTCCGGCCCAACCCCACCGCCATCCTGGACGAG GCCCCAAAAGCCAAGAGGAAGGTGGAGAGCTGGGAGCGCAGCGTGGGCACCCTTGGCAGCAGGCCGCAGCTGTCAGGCTTAGTCGTGGTGAAGAAAACAGACTTGGACCGCAGCATCCAGCGAGGCCTGGCCCCACCAA GCACAGTGATGAACGGAAAGACAGCCGAGCCTTCGCCCCAGGCGCCTGGCCCCTCCTCCCTGAGCCAACTGGGTGTGTATTCCGACAGTGAGGACAGTAGCGGCAGCAACTga